The nucleotide sequence CGATGGTGATGACGAGGACTAGTTAGACATCTCTATGGATGGTGAGGCCGTGGTGAGTTGGCGGGATAGTGCCGCCAACTCACCATGCGGCGTCTTTCGTCCAGGAATGTGTAAATTCGCTGATGTGGTGGCTAGTGGTCCTGTGTGTTCGTGGCGGGATCGGACTGGTCTGGTGAGGGGTTTTTCACGGCTGCGAGGTCGTTGAGGGTTGCCACGACGACGTTCCAGGCGATCCGGACGGTGCTGTCTTTCGGCGAGTAGCCCAGGGTGAACTGTTTTTTGGGGTGCACGAGGTTTCGGTGGTGGCGTAGGACGTGGGCGTAGTCGACGACGTCTTGGGGCAGCCAGCCCTTTGATCGTGCGAGGTTGATGAGACTTTCGAGATGGTCGTTAGGGGCGCGGCCGTCGCGGTGCTGACTTAGCGCGAGGTCGTAGAGCACTCCTTCCAGGAGGCTGCCGAGCATGATGATCGCGGCGGTGGGTGCCCCGTTTTTCCAGCAGGCATGTGCTTCGTCGAGTCGGGCTTTGAGTTGCTCGCCGAAGGCGGCATCGCTGACTACGTCGGCCAGACTGGCGGTGAGCTGGACGGGAGCCTGCATCGCGGGGCGATTCATCGTGGGAGTTTGAGTGATGAGCGCAGGGCGGCCGGTCTTGTAGATGACTTGGTATCCCTCTACCGCGAGCAGCTCGTTGAGTTCTTGGGTGACGGCGGCGCGCGTTTCGTCGTCGTCGAGATATTCGCGTGGGTCTGCCAGCCGTAGGAGCACCGCCTTGAGTGCGTCTGAGTCTCGTCGACGGCCGCGTAGTGTGTCGAGAACTGCGCTGTAACGTCCGCCGTCGAGGCCGTTGACGCGTCGCCAGCCGGCGGCGTTGAAGAATCGGGTGATCTCTTTGGCGGTGCGGTAGTGGCGGCTGCTGTCGTCGCCGCAGATCAGGAAAGCGAGACGGTCGAGGATGTTGTCGTCCAGTTCCACTGTGATGTCGTCGCTGTCGGTGTCGGCTGTGCTTGTCACAGGGGGTTCCCCTCGGAGGTGTCGGTGTCAGCGGTGTCGTCGGGCAGAGTGACGGGCGTCCAGCCGTCTGGCTGCCGTGTGTGTTCGGTGATGTCGTGGGGATGGATGCCGCGTTCGTCGAGGCGCTGCCAGAGCGGTTCGAGTTCGCGGTCAGGGTCGAATTCGAACTCGCTTTCGCGGATGCGGAGCACGTCCCAGCCCATGCGGCGTAGTTCACGGTCGCGGCGCGCGTCGGAGATTTGTTGTGCGGTGCTGGTGTGCCAGAGGTGGCCGTCGCATTCGACGGCGAGCCGGCCGCCGTCGCCGACGACGACCAGGTCCAGATGTCGGGTGCCGACCTCGTACTGGGGGACGACGAAGTAGCCGCGGCGTTTGATCTCGCGGAACACTTTTTGCTCGAAGAGGGATTCGAACGGCGCGGTGCTGGTGGTGTCGCTGACTTCCTCGAGGCTCGGGGAGGTGCCGAACACCGACGGCGGTGTGAGCATGTAGCCCATCAGCGACGCGCGCAGGTCGTCGGGTTTGAGGTCGCCGATGCCGACGGAGGTGTAGAGCCACATCTGGTCTTTAGCGCGGCTTGCCGCCACGTTGTAGGCCTGCTGGGCAAGTTGCGCGCGCTGGGCCCGTGGCGCGTCGGCGACCACCATGGACAGGAAGATCACGTCGCGTTCGTCGCCTTGGAAGTTGGCCGGGATGCCGACCCGGATCTTGCGCTGCTGGCGGTCCTCGGCGGAGATGGCGGCGTTGATTTCGTGTTCG is from Amycolatopsis lurida and encodes:
- a CDS encoding DUF4145 domain-containing protein, whose amino-acid sequence is MTSTADTDSDDITVELDDNILDRLAFLICGDDSSRHYRTAKEITRFFNAAGWRRVNGLDGGRYSAVLDTLRGRRRDSDALKAVLLRLADPREYLDDDETRAAVTQELNELLAVEGYQVIYKTGRPALITQTPTMNRPAMQAPVQLTASLADVVSDAAFGEQLKARLDEAHACWKNGAPTAAIIMLGSLLEGVLYDLALSQHRDGRAPNDHLESLINLARSKGWLPQDVVDYAHVLRHHRNLVHPKKQFTLGYSPKDSTVRIAWNVVVATLNDLAAVKNPSPDQSDPATNTQDH